The proteins below come from a single Periophthalmus magnuspinnatus isolate fPerMag1 chromosome 7, fPerMag1.2.pri, whole genome shotgun sequence genomic window:
- the ptpdc1b gene encoding protein tyrosine phosphatase domain-containing protein 1 — translation MAQAAGGALMEFIRAPRSKYTVFGEAIRYVVPAHVQCSYGCGGRTCKYDDPTHWSDEQQAVKGLYSSWVTDHILACSRPSTEIIEKYNIIDQFKRNGIKTLINLQIPGEHAYCGNPLEPKSGFSYCPEVFMENDIYFYNFGWSDYGVGSLSAVLDLVKVMAFALEEGKVAVHCHAGLGRTGVLIACFIIYTTRMTANQAIVYVRSKRPNSIQTRSQLSCVRQFVQFLVPLRSVFSCAKPFTYAVTLTQYLQRQTHILHGYERRQLRHLPKIIQLVCKLLIDIAENRQVIEEDILEAPDSEDLEMEQSIIEKLGPEIFISQPRLPGSPKLPRHFNEPPIFYHRKSLSYSESDLRRLGSDLNLLTQPVTSLSQDNVRLPESPTSAQRKVWNSNASLSSISSTSSLWEIKNLEHQKDGSILIRKDKKSIRRSESMGNNKDAKKGGLLSRLKAEEREGLANGKKTESKEEEHSEVPFITLQSELSLDARRILVAQALAVDLFLDGEERHKTKVLNWEAELNQGGAWERLCLERDPFILTGLMWAWLEQLREPVIAPEVARALDPKSKDTDTLLSPLDQGARETLTCIVDCMAHMQFIPEKVENAFLNRLIKAFTRVQDNTPEGSELHKSLSQIIMRILDETRNLLIAPEFPRSCFKLL, via the exons GTTACGTCGTCCCGGCCCACGTGCAGTGTTCTTACGGCTGCGGAGGACGAACCTGCAAATACGACGACCCGACGCACTGGAGCGACGAGCAGCAGGCGGTGAAAGGCCTGTACTCCTCATG GGTGACTGACCACATCCTCGCCTGCTCCAGACCCTCCACAGAAATAATCGAAAAGTACAACATCATCGATCAGTTTAAAAG GAATGGCATAAAAACACTGATCAACCTCCAAATTCCCGGTGAACACGCGTACTGCGGAAACCCTTTAGAGCCGAAGAGCGGGTTTTCGTACTGTCCGGAAGTATTTATGGAAAACGACA TTTACTTTTATAATTTCGGCTGGAGCGATTACGGCGTGGGGTCGCTCTCCGCCGTGCTGGACTTGGTGAAGGTCATGGCGTTTGCGCTGGAGGAGGGGAAGGTGGCCGTCCACTGTCACGCCGGCCTCGGGAGAACGG GTGTACTAATCGCCTGTTTCATCATCTACACAACCAGAATGACCGCCAACCAGGCCATCGTGTACGTCCGCTCCAAACGCCCAAACTCCATCCAGACCCGGAGCCAGTTGAGCTGCGTGAGGCAGTTTGTCCAGTTCCTCGTCCCGTTGAGGAGCGTGTTCTCCTGCGCCAAACCGTTCACCTACGCGGTCACGCTAACCCAGTACCTCCAACGCCAAACGCACATTCTACACGGATACGAACGCAGACAGCTGAGGCACCTGCCGAAGATCATCCAGCTCGTGTGCAAGCTTTTAATCGACATCGCAGAAAACCGACAAGTGATTGAAGAAGACATTTTGGAAGCTCCCGATAGCGAAGATTTGGAGATGGAGCAAAGTATTATAGAGAAGCTAGGCCCTGAGATTTTCATCAGCCAACCACGATTACCAGGTTCGCCGAAGCTACCGAGGCATTTCAACGAACCTCCGATCTTCTACCATCGCAAAAGTTTGAGCTACAGCGAGTCAGACCTGAGAAGACTGGGATCCGACCTCAATCTGCTAACGCAACCGGTCACGTCGTTATCGCAGGACAACGTTAGACTGCCGGAGTCGCCGACGAGCGCGCAGAGGAAAGTTTGGAATAGCAACGCTTCTCTCAGCTCGATTAGCTCCACCAGCTCGTTATGGGAAATCAAAAACTTGGAACACCAAAAGGACGGGTCGATTCTGATCAGGAAGGACAAGAAAAGCATCCGGCGAAGCGAATCCATGGGGAATAATAAGGACGCAAAGAAAGGCGGGCTGCTGTCGAGGTTGAAAgcggaggaaagagagggattgGCGAACGGGAAGAAGACAGAGAGTAAAGAAGAGGAGCATTCTGAGGTGCCCTTCATTACGCTGCAGTCGGAGTTGTCGCTCGACGCCCGGAGGATCCTGGTGGCTCAGGCTCTGGCCGTTGACCTGTTCCTGGACGGAGAAGAAAGACACAAGACGAAGGTGTTGAACTGGGAG GCTGAACTAAACCAAGGCGGCGCCTGGGAGCGGCTGTGCCTGGAGCGTGACCCTTTCATCCTCACGGGGCTTATGTGGGCGTGGCTCGAGCAGCTCCGAGAACCCGTCATCGCTCCTGAAGTCGCTCGAGCGTTGGATCCAAAAAGCAAAGACACCGACACGCTGCTGAGCCCGTTGGACCAG GGAGCTAGAGAAACACTGACCTGCATCGTGGACTGTATGGCTCATATGCAGTTCATACCAGAGAAGGTGGAGAATGCGTTTTTGAATCGGCTCATAAAGGCTTTTACCAGG gttcAAGACAACACACCTGAAGGAAGTGAGCTGCACAAGTCTCTGTCTCAGATCATTATGCGCATCCTGGACGAGACGAGAAATCTCCTGATCGCCCCAGAGTTTCCGCGTTCGTGCTTTAAGTTACTCTAA